One Desulfobulbus oligotrophicus DNA segment encodes these proteins:
- a CDS encoding MFS transporter produces the protein MFNRILITVALSVFIALLGVGIIIPVLPVWATELGASGFALGMITATFSLSRGLLQPVVGNLSDRWGRKGFLVTGLFIYGLVGLLIPQAQGVVHLVIIRTFQGVGAAMIVPVAMAYASFLAPPGQEGRYMGVVNIAIFSGIGCGPILGGLFSDLWGLGAVFYMMAGLCFIAFIFVWFNMPVFCPLERKGQTGLFDSLYRIFLRQRTVGILIARYATMLMMVPTMAFLPVMMADWSGSSGVQTGIVIASRTLMNAVLQYPFGKLADYGNKKLLLLAGALCMSCAVFLIPSATDFLTMIGLYLFLGFGEAVLWPVLGAYAVEEGRNHFGHGTMMGVFNLAMSAGVFTGAMMAGISMDTLGVRHSFVLTSGAILGLCLFAVLLIRAGEKKDSLDADRSLSSSAG, from the coding sequence ATGTTCAATCGTATCTTAATCACCGTGGCTCTTTCGGTGTTCATCGCTCTTCTAGGCGTGGGAATCATCATTCCTGTTTTACCGGTGTGGGCAACCGAACTCGGGGCTTCCGGTTTTGCCCTGGGCATGATAACCGCAACCTTCTCTTTAAGCCGGGGGCTGCTGCAACCGGTTGTGGGTAATCTTTCTGACCGGTGGGGACGAAAAGGATTTTTAGTCACAGGGCTGTTTATTTACGGCCTGGTCGGGTTGCTGATTCCACAGGCTCAAGGGGTTGTGCATCTGGTGATTATCCGCACCTTTCAGGGAGTCGGGGCAGCAATGATTGTGCCGGTGGCCATGGCCTATGCCAGTTTTCTCGCTCCTCCCGGACAGGAGGGGCGTTACATGGGTGTGGTCAACATTGCAATTTTCAGTGGTATCGGCTGCGGCCCCATATTGGGAGGACTGTTTTCCGATCTCTGGGGCTTGGGTGCAGTGTTTTATATGATGGCCGGCTTATGTTTTATTGCCTTTATCTTTGTGTGGTTCAACATGCCGGTATTCTGCCCCCTGGAGCGTAAGGGACAGACCGGTCTGTTTGACAGTCTGTACCGGATATTTTTGAGACAGCGTACCGTCGGTATCCTGATTGCCCGCTATGCCACCATGTTGATGATGGTACCGACCATGGCATTCTTACCGGTGATGATGGCGGACTGGTCCGGATCCAGCGGAGTACAAACCGGTATTGTGATTGCCAGTCGGACCCTGATGAATGCGGTTTTGCAGTATCCTTTTGGTAAGCTGGCAGATTACGGCAATAAAAAACTTTTGTTGCTTGCCGGTGCCCTGTGCATGAGTTGTGCTGTTTTTCTGATCCCCTCGGCAACAGACTTTCTGACCATGATCGGTTTGTATCTGTTTTTGGGATTTGGCGAGGCGGTACTGTGGCCGGTGCTCGGTGCCTACGCTGTGGAGGAGGGGCGAAACCATTTCGGCCATGGGACCATGATGGGTGTCTTTAATCTGGCAATGAGCGCCGGTGTCTTTACCGGTGCCATGATGGCCGGTATCAGTATGGATACGCTTGGCGTACGGCACTCCTTTGTTCTGACAAGCGGGGCAATTCTTGGACTTTGTCTGTTTGCCGTCTTGCTCATCCGAGCCGGTGAAAAGAAGGATTCTCTTGATGCGGATCGTTCTCTTTCCTCCTCTGCCGGGTAA
- the tig gene encoding trigger factor, protein MANRYEEEQSMDIVVEQISELTRKLTITLPKETVEPALAKAYAKINKEVKLKGFRRGKIPQSVLEKNFKEQVQGETGEKFVQETYFDAVEQEKLDPVVHPEITEHRFPEDGSFVYVAMVDIKPQFELKEYKGLEVEKPVITVNDEEVDKEIKLLQRHQAMLQTAEEGHTIALDDVAVVDFQGFHNGKAMKEVFNENFTVDIGMHRLGKEFEEKLIGLKSGDKTLYEITFPDDYPNPLLAGKNVEFKVDVKDVKVRIKPELDDEFAKDIKPELNTLAELKEDIRKRLQKEKDDALQGDVDDQLMHRLIELNPFEVPQRLVNFEIQEMLKQTEENLKRSGLSFESAGIDLNDLVEKNREIAVKRVKGDFILKKVAEVEEIKIADEDIQRGYQRIADQYRMTVDEVKKYFKRREEILPFMNELHNEKILNFLREQANIKEVPPVQETTEQAAS, encoded by the coding sequence GTGGCAAACCGATATGAGGAAGAGCAGTCCATGGATATCGTTGTCGAACAAATCTCAGAGCTGACAAGAAAACTGACCATCACCCTGCCTAAAGAAACCGTGGAGCCTGCCCTTGCCAAGGCCTATGCCAAGATCAACAAGGAGGTCAAACTGAAAGGCTTTCGCCGCGGTAAAATTCCTCAAAGTGTTCTTGAGAAAAATTTCAAAGAACAGGTACAGGGCGAGACTGGTGAAAAGTTTGTGCAAGAGACGTACTTTGACGCGGTTGAACAAGAAAAACTCGACCCTGTCGTTCATCCCGAAATAACGGAACATCGTTTTCCTGAAGACGGTTCTTTTGTCTATGTGGCCATGGTTGATATCAAACCCCAGTTTGAACTCAAAGAGTACAAAGGACTGGAAGTTGAAAAACCGGTGATCACAGTGAATGACGAAGAGGTCGATAAGGAAATCAAACTGCTGCAGCGGCACCAGGCAATGCTGCAGACCGCTGAAGAGGGGCATACCATTGCTCTGGACGATGTCGCTGTCGTCGATTTTCAGGGGTTTCATAATGGCAAGGCAATGAAAGAGGTGTTCAATGAAAACTTCACTGTTGACATCGGTATGCATCGCCTTGGCAAGGAGTTTGAAGAAAAGTTGATTGGTCTGAAAAGTGGCGATAAGACCCTCTACGAGATCACGTTCCCCGATGACTATCCCAATCCGCTGCTGGCAGGGAAAAATGTTGAGTTCAAGGTGGATGTCAAAGATGTCAAGGTCCGGATTAAACCGGAACTTGATGACGAATTTGCCAAGGATATCAAACCGGAATTAAATACTCTGGCAGAGTTGAAAGAAGATATTCGCAAGCGACTGCAGAAAGAAAAAGATGACGCTCTTCAGGGTGATGTTGATGACCAGCTCATGCACAGGCTGATTGAGCTGAATCCTTTTGAAGTTCCGCAACGTCTTGTCAACTTCGAAATCCAGGAGATGCTGAAACAGACCGAAGAAAATTTAAAGCGAAGCGGTCTGTCCTTTGAGTCAGCGGGTATCGATCTCAACGATCTGGTTGAAAAAAACAGGGAGATTGCCGTCAAACGGGTCAAGGGAGATTTTATCCTGAAGAAGGTTGCTGAAGTTGAAGAGATTAAGATCGCAGATGAAGACATTCAGCGAGGGTATCAACGCATCGCCGACCAGTACCGAATGACAGTGGATGAGGTGAAGAAGTATTTCAAACGGCGAGAAGAAATTCTGCCGTTTATGAACGAACTGCACAACGAAAAGATCCTCAATTTCCTGCGCGAACAGGCAAATATAAAGGAAGTGCCACCTGTACAGGAGACAACCGAACAGGCTGCATCCTGA